A stretch of the Desulfobacter sp. genome encodes the following:
- a CDS encoding rubrerythrin family protein has protein sequence MASLKGTKTEKNLLTAFAGESQARNRYTYFASKAKKEGFVQISDIFTETANQEKEHAKRFFKFLEGGEVEVVAAFPAGVIGTTLENLKEAAAGEKCEWEEMYPEFAAQAREEGFEAVAMVFEMVAVAEKQHEKRYRELAANVESGAVFKKEESVTWRCRNCGYVHEGEEAIEMCPACAHPQAHFELLAENW, from the coding sequence ATGGCAAGTTTAAAAGGGACCAAAACAGAAAAAAACCTGCTCACCGCATTTGCCGGTGAATCCCAGGCCCGGAATCGTTACACCTATTTTGCAAGCAAGGCAAAAAAAGAAGGCTTTGTCCAGATCTCAGACATTTTTACAGAAACGGCCAACCAGGAAAAAGAGCATGCCAAACGCTTTTTCAAATTCCTGGAAGGCGGAGAGGTTGAAGTTGTTGCAGCCTTTCCGGCCGGTGTCATCGGCACGACCCTGGAAAACCTCAAAGAAGCGGCAGCCGGGGAAAAATGTGAATGGGAAGAGATGTATCCTGAGTTTGCCGCCCAGGCCAGGGAAGAAGGGTTTGAGGCTGTTGCCATGGTTTTTGAAATGGTTGCCGTTGCCGAAAAGCAGCATGAAAAACGCTATAGAGAGCTGGCCGCCAATGTGGAATCAGGCGCTGTCTTTAAAAAAGAAGAATCTGTGACCTGGCGCTGCCGCAACTGCGGTTATGTTCATGAGGGGGAAGAGGCCATTGAAATGTGCCCGGCTTGTGCCCATCCCCAGGCCCACTTTGAACTATTGGCAGAAAACTGGTAG
- the trxA gene encoding thioredoxin, translating to MAENIIDLNDDSFEEFLKTSDKPVMVDFWAPWCGPCKAIAPTVESLAKEFGDKMAFAKVNVDDNPISPSKFGVQAIPTLIFFKNGEVAEQITGMVAKEKLEETLKGVL from the coding sequence ATGGCAGAGAATATTATAGATCTCAACGACGACTCTTTTGAAGAATTCCTCAAAACATCAGACAAGCCCGTAATGGTGGACTTCTGGGCCCCTTGGTGCGGTCCGTGCAAGGCCATTGCACCTACGGTGGAATCCCTTGCCAAAGAGTTTGGGGATAAAATGGCGTTTGCCAAGGTAAATGTGGATGATAACCCCATAAGCCCAAGCAAATTTGGGGTCCAGGCCATCCCCACCCTGATTTTCTTCAAAAACGGAGAAGTTGCCGAACAGATCACGGGTATGGTTGCCAAGGAAAAACTTGAAGAGACCCTCAAAGGCGTTCTTTAA
- a CDS encoding DUF2058 family protein: MGLSLQDQLLKAGIADKKQAKKAKHEKRVKRKKNKGKKISPEINQTQKDQAVQARRSQELNRQLNREKARLEKLSQVRQLIETNRLKLDKYEAPYYFKVGKKIKKLYVNEDITKKLSRGDLAIVSLHGLFEIVPGKVAQQIAERDQEAVVVFYQEDH, encoded by the coding sequence ATGGGATTATCATTGCAGGATCAGCTCCTCAAAGCCGGGATTGCTGATAAAAAACAGGCTAAAAAGGCCAAACATGAAAAACGGGTTAAGCGTAAGAAAAACAAGGGAAAGAAAATTTCCCCTGAAATAAACCAAACCCAAAAGGACCAGGCGGTCCAGGCCCGGCGAAGCCAGGAACTCAACCGTCAGCTCAACCGGGAAAAAGCCAGGCTTGAAAAACTATCTCAGGTAAGACAGCTCATTGAAACCAACCGGCTGAAACTGGATAAATACGAGGCCCCCTATTATTTTAAGGTGGGCAAAAAAATTAAAAAACTTTACGTTAACGAGGATATAACCAAGAAACTCAGTCGCGGAGATTTGGCCATTGTGAGCCTTCATGGGCTGTTTGAAATTGTCCCGGGTAAGGTGGCCCAGCAGATAGCAGAGCGTGATCAAGAGGCGGTGGTCGTCTTTTACCAGGAAGATCACTAA
- a CDS encoding transcriptional repressor, with protein sequence MNTFYEQCKANHLKITPQRVAVYKALSSSLSHPSTDQIHRELKKDFPNISLDTVNRTLISFAKANLIDVVEGHGDPRRYDPNQESHHHFYCVSCRKIFDIHDNSLDCLTLSPEIEKKFTITGKRLCLTGFCDQCRSPQKKAAEKSTG encoded by the coding sequence TTGAACACCTTTTACGAGCAATGCAAAGCCAATCATTTAAAAATCACCCCCCAGCGGGTTGCGGTATACAAGGCGTTGTCCTCGTCATTGTCCCACCCCAGCACGGATCAGATCCACAGGGAATTAAAAAAGGACTTTCCCAACATCAGCCTGGATACGGTCAACAGAACCCTGATCTCCTTTGCCAAGGCCAATTTGATTGATGTGGTCGAGGGGCATGGAGACCCCAGACGGTATGACCCCAACCAGGAAAGTCACCACCATTTTTATTGTGTTTCCTGCCGTAAAATTTTTGATATCCACGATAATAGCCTGGATTGTCTAACCCTTTCCCCTGAAATAGAAAAAAAATTTACCATCACTGGAAAACGGCTCTGTCTCACGGGATTTTGTGATCAATGCCGCAGCCCCCAAAAAAAGGCTGCTGAAAAATCAACCGGATGA
- a CDS encoding PhoH family protein: MKKIFILDTNVILHDSACIHQFKDNDIYIPITVIEELDKFKKGNNVINCNARDFLRTLDALSSDKMLNGGAPMGKGKGCIAIRLDNTLEPIIKENFSEVTPDIRILNIAYSIAKKNRFKNVVFVTKDVNLRLKARSIGLKTENYNSQFIEDISEMYTGLQVVENINSNVLDALYQKPYETPTASLGDKLNFYSNENLVLKNGSKSALAVFDGASQTVKLIQSRACYGIKPRNSEQTFALNAMLNPDISLVTVSGKAGTGKTLLALAKKQFYRQIFIARPVVPLSNKDLGFLPGDVASKLDPYMQPLYDNLSVIQNHFNENHSAGKKIRELIEEEKIVITPISYIRGRSIVRVFFIVDEAQNLTPHEVKTIITRAGEGTKIIFTGDIFQIDHPYLDSQTNGLAYIIEKMKGQKLYAHINLEKGERSELAELASKIL; the protein is encoded by the coding sequence ATGAAAAAAATCTTTATTCTGGACACCAACGTAATTCTTCATGACAGTGCCTGCATTCATCAATTTAAGGATAATGATATTTATATCCCCATAACCGTGATCGAGGAACTGGATAAATTCAAGAAGGGGAACAACGTCATTAACTGCAATGCCCGGGATTTTTTAAGAACCCTGGATGCATTGTCCAGCGACAAGATGCTCAACGGCGGTGCGCCAATGGGCAAAGGAAAAGGGTGCATTGCCATACGGCTGGATAACACTTTGGAACCCATTATCAAAGAGAATTTCAGTGAGGTCACCCCGGATATCCGGATTTTGAACATTGCCTATTCCATTGCCAAGAAAAACAGGTTCAAGAATGTTGTTTTTGTGACCAAGGATGTGAATTTGAGGCTAAAGGCCCGATCCATCGGGTTGAAAACGGAAAATTATAACTCCCAGTTTATTGAAGATATTTCAGAGATGTATACGGGACTGCAGGTGGTTGAAAACATTAATTCCAACGTGTTGGACGCGCTTTACCAGAAGCCCTATGAAACACCGACCGCAAGCCTTGGAGATAAATTAAATTTTTATTCAAATGAAAATCTGGTGCTTAAAAACGGATCTAAATCTGCCCTGGCTGTTTTTGACGGGGCAAGTCAAACCGTAAAATTGATTCAATCCAGGGCCTGTTATGGGATCAAGCCGAGAAATTCTGAGCAGACCTTTGCCCTGAACGCCATGCTCAACCCGGATATTTCCCTGGTCACGGTTTCGGGCAAGGCCGGCACGGGAAAGACCCTGCTGGCCCTGGCAAAAAAGCAGTTTTACAGGCAGATATTCATTGCCAGACCCGTGGTTCCCTTGAGCAATAAGGATTTAGGCTTTTTACCCGGTGATGTGGCCTCCAAGCTTGATCCCTATATGCAGCCCTTGTACGATAATCTTTCTGTGATCCAGAATCATTTTAACGAGAATCATTCTGCCGGTAAAAAAATCAGGGAATTGATTGAAGAGGAAAAGATTGTGATCACCCCGATTTCCTATATCCGGGGGCGATCCATTGTCAGGGTCTTTTTTATTGTGGACGAGGCCCAGAACCTGACCCCCCATGAGGTAAAAACAATTATTACAAGGGCAGGAGAAGGAACGAAAATCATATTCACCGGAGATATTTTCCAGATTGATCATCCCTATCTGGACAGCCAGACCAACGGGCTAGCCTATATCATAGAAAAAATGAAAGGCCAGAAATTGTACGCCCATATTAACCTTGAAAAAGGAGAACGCTCAGAACTTGCGGAGCTGGCCTCCAAAATTTTGTAG
- a CDS encoding 50S ribosomal protein L28, whose amino-acid sequence MSKECAICGKKPMVGNNVSHAHNLNKRRFNPNLQRVRAVVKPGCVRKIDVCTSCIKAGKVVKAS is encoded by the coding sequence ATGTCAAAAGAATGTGCAATTTGCGGAAAAAAACCAATGGTCGGCAACAATGTCAGCCATGCTCATAATCTGAATAAGAGAAGATTCAACCCAAACCTTCAGAGAGTCCGCGCAGTGGTAAAACCGGGTTGTGTCAGAAAAATCGACGTATGCACCTCCTGTATCAAAGCAGGCAAAGTCGTTAAAGCCTCTTAG
- a CDS encoding proline--tRNA ligase encodes MGKKVKTAITPTREEDYPQWYQEVVKASDMAENSPVRGCMVIKPWGFAIWENIQRQIDAMFKKTGVKNAYFPLFIPLSYLEKEAEHVEGFAKECAVVTHHKLEQSEDGGLKPAGELAEPLIVRPTSETIIGESMSKWTSSYRDLPILLNQWANVVRWEMRTRMFLRTSEFLWQEGHTAHATKEEAIDRTLQMLDVYTKFVEEHLAMPVIRGQKSESERFPGADDTTCIEAMMQDKRALQAGTSHFLGQNFAKGSNITFQNEAGEEAHAWTTSWGTSTRMIGGMIMVHSDDDGLVVPPRVAPAHVVILPILKKGGDNDQTLKSAQALKEALGAKLYHGRPVEAEIDNRDIGGARGWEWVKKGIPIRVEIGPRDIANNSVFMARRDTNKKAGMDRETFVDTIGEILDDIQSTLFQRALAFREENTFSIDDKKEFYTLFKKAKGYNNGAFVMSHWCGSGRCEEKIKKELSVTIRCIPFDSPKQEGTCICCGEKSEQRVLFAKAY; translated from the coding sequence ATGGGTAAAAAAGTTAAAACAGCCATCACCCCCACCCGGGAAGAGGACTATCCCCAGTGGTACCAGGAGGTGGTAAAGGCCTCGGACATGGCCGAAAATTCACCGGTCCGGGGGTGCATGGTCATCAAACCCTGGGGGTTTGCCATCTGGGAAAATATCCAGCGCCAAATAGATGCCATGTTCAAGAAGACCGGGGTTAAAAATGCCTATTTTCCTCTGTTTATCCCTTTGAGCTACCTTGAAAAAGAGGCCGAGCATGTGGAAGGCTTTGCCAAGGAATGCGCCGTGGTCACCCACCACAAACTTGAACAATCTGAAGATGGCGGGCTGAAACCTGCCGGAGAACTGGCCGAGCCCCTGATTGTGCGCCCGACCTCCGAGACCATCATCGGAGAATCCATGTCCAAATGGACCTCTTCATACCGGGATCTGCCCATTCTGCTCAACCAATGGGCCAATGTGGTGCGCTGGGAAATGCGGACCCGGATGTTTTTGCGGACCTCTGAGTTTCTCTGGCAGGAAGGCCATACCGCCCATGCCACCAAAGAAGAAGCCATTGACAGGACCCTGCAGATGCTGGATGTTTATACGAAGTTTGTGGAAGAGCATTTGGCCATGCCCGTGATCAGGGGGCAAAAGTCGGAATCAGAACGCTTCCCAGGGGCGGATGACACCACCTGCATCGAAGCCATGATGCAGGATAAAAGGGCCCTGCAGGCCGGGACTTCCCATTTTCTCGGACAAAATTTTGCCAAAGGATCCAATATTACCTTCCAGAATGAAGCCGGGGAAGAGGCCCACGCCTGGACCACCTCCTGGGGCACTTCCACCCGGATGATCGGGGGGATGATCATGGTCCATTCGGATGATGACGGCCTGGTGGTCCCGCCCAGGGTCGCGCCCGCCCATGTGGTGATTTTGCCCATCCTGAAAAAGGGTGGGGACAATGACCAGACCTTAAAAAGCGCCCAGGCCTTAAAAGAGGCCCTTGGGGCCAAACTATACCACGGCCGGCCCGTGGAGGCGGAGATTGACAACCGGGATATCGGCGGTGCCCGCGGGTGGGAGTGGGTGAAAAAAGGGATTCCCATCCGGGTTGAAATCGGGCCCAGGGATATTGCAAACAACTCTGTTTTCATGGCCAGAAGAGATACCAATAAAAAGGCCGGCATGGACAGGGAGACCTTTGTGGACACCATTGGAGAGATTCTGGATGATATCCAGAGCACCTTGTTCCAAAGGGCACTTGCCTTTAGGGAGGAAAACACTTTTTCCATTGACGATAAAAAAGAATTTTACACCCTGTTTAAAAAGGCAAAAGGTTATAACAACGGGGCCTTTGTCATGTCCCACTGGTGCGGGTCAGGCCGGTGTGAAGAAAAGATTAAAAAAGAGCTGTCCGTGACCATTCGATGTATTCCCTTTGACAGCCCCAAACAAGAGGGAACCTGTATCTGTTGCGGAGAAAAAAGCGAGCAGCGGGTCTTGTTTGCCAAGGCATATTAA
- a CDS encoding outer membrane protein assembly factor BamD, producing the protein MKKCLIIGVLVIFLSGCSLFEESSQMNKSAQQLAAEGAAAFMNEDYEEAVKAYTDLKDWYPFSKYAILAELKTADAHFKLEEYDEAIVAYEGFEKMHPRNEAVPYVINQTGLCWFNQMDTVDRDPGPAKNAVAQFQRLVQQFPKNELTQKAQGYIEDCLDNIAGHELYVADYYFKTKKYKAAMKRYEYIVEYFPGTQQSEISLDKIPKVLAKIPQEPENIQAPEEKQEIEEAEKE; encoded by the coding sequence ATGAAAAAATGCCTTATTATCGGAGTATTGGTGATCTTTCTTTCCGGGTGCTCGCTTTTTGAAGAATCCAGCCAGATGAATAAAAGTGCCCAGCAGCTGGCTGCCGAAGGTGCTGCAGCATTTATGAACGAGGACTATGAAGAGGCTGTCAAGGCCTATACCGATCTTAAGGACTGGTATCCGTTCAGCAAATATGCCATCCTGGCAGAACTGAAAACAGCAGATGCCCATTTTAAACTCGAAGAGTATGACGAAGCCATTGTCGCCTATGAAGGCTTTGAAAAAATGCATCCCAGAAATGAGGCTGTGCCTTATGTCATCAACCAGACCGGGCTGTGCTGGTTCAACCAGATGGATACCGTTGACCGGGATCCGGGACCGGCTAAAAATGCCGTTGCCCAGTTTCAGCGCCTGGTTCAGCAGTTTCCCAAGAATGAATTGACCCAAAAGGCCCAAGGGTATATTGAAGACTGCCTTGACAACATTGCCGGCCATGAACTCTATGTGGCTGACTATTATTTTAAAACCAAAAAGTACAAGGCTGCCATGAAACGGTATGAGTACATTGTGGAATATTTTCCAGGAACCCAGCAGAGCGAAATTTCCCTGGACAAAATACCCAAGGTTCTCGCAAAGATTCCCCAGGAACCAGAAAATATCCAGGCGCCAGAAGAGAAACAAGAGATTGAAGAGGCGGAAAAAGAATAA
- the ispG gene encoding flavodoxin-dependent (E)-4-hydroxy-3-methylbut-2-enyl-diphosphate synthase — MALVKERRRTRQIKVGSQEIGSDAKVSVQSMTNTQTQDAKATIGQILALEKAGCEIVRVAVPDMDAARAIRQIKESIHIPLIADIHFDYRLALASAESGVDGLRINPGNIGEEKKIKAVVDCAKAHGLPIRVGVNAGSLEKEIAKKYGATPMAMKESALSNIRILENLGFYDIKVSLKASDVERTVEAYRLLAPLTDVPFHVGVTEAGGLYAGITKSAIGIGILLSEGIGDTIRVSLTRDPVEEIRTGFEILRALGIRQRGPELISCPTCGRCKIDLFKIAEQTEKALLERSARIKVAIMGCAVNGPGEAKEADIGIAGGDGKGILFKKGKVIRKIDQDCLVDQLLEEIDLMTKDAEDING; from the coding sequence ATGGCATTGGTCAAAGAACGGCGAAGGACCCGGCAGATAAAGGTGGGATCCCAGGAGATCGGTTCTGATGCAAAGGTGTCGGTTCAGTCCATGACCAATACCCAGACCCAGGATGCAAAAGCCACGATTGGACAGATTCTGGCTCTGGAAAAGGCCGGGTGCGAAATTGTCCGGGTGGCAGTGCCGGATATGGATGCGGCCCGGGCCATCCGGCAGATCAAAGAGAGCATTCATATCCCTTTGATTGCCGATATCCATTTTGATTATCGACTGGCCCTGGCATCTGCGGAATCCGGGGTGGATGGGCTGAGGATCAACCCGGGAAATATCGGAGAAGAAAAAAAGATCAAGGCGGTGGTTGACTGTGCCAAAGCCCACGGCCTGCCCATCAGGGTGGGGGTGAATGCAGGTTCCCTGGAAAAGGAGATTGCCAAAAAATACGGGGCCACCCCAATGGCCATGAAGGAGAGTGCGCTTTCCAATATCCGGATTTTGGAAAATTTAGGGTTCTACGATATAAAGGTCTCTTTAAAGGCCTCGGATGTGGAGCGGACCGTGGAAGCCTATCGCCTGCTTGCTCCCCTGACCGATGTGCCCTTTCATGTGGGGGTAACCGAGGCCGGCGGCCTTTATGCCGGCATTACCAAGTCAGCCATCGGCATTGGTATACTCCTGTCCGAGGGGATCGGGGATACCATCCGGGTCTCTTTGACCCGGGACCCTGTGGAAGAGATCAGAACCGGGTTTGAAATTTTACGGGCCCTGGGTATTCGCCAGCGTGGGCCTGAGCTGATTTCCTGCCCCACCTGCGGCCGGTGTAAAATCGATCTGTTTAAAATTGCCGAACAAACAGAAAAAGCTTTACTTGAACGGTCTGCAAGGATTAAGGTTGCTATTATGGGCTGTGCCGTCAACGGCCCCGGGGAAGCCAAGGAAGCCGATATCGGCATTGCCGGGGGAGACGGCAAGGGGATATTGTTTAAAAAGGGAAAAGTGATCAGAAAAATTGACCAGGACTGCCTGGTGGACCAATTGCTTGAAGAAATTGATTTAATGACAAAAGATGCGGAGGATATAAATGGGTAA
- a CDS encoding bifunctional (p)ppGpp synthetase/guanosine-3',5'-bis(diphosphate) 3'-pyrophosphohydrolase yields the protein MIRITDILDKIYDYNPDADVSLIDRAYIYSARVHEGQVRLSGEPYLSHPLEVADILADMKLDVESIAAALLHDVIEDTPATKEDIQDLFGKGVAHIVEGVTKLSALPSTTKAVQQAESLRKMILAMADDIRVVLIKLADRLHNMRTLKYHRKPEKQAAIAQETLDIYAPIAARLGIFWIKHELEEIAFFYTLKEEHDRIEALVNRAKDEKENYIKEVSTSLHYKMEEMELPCDIKGRYKAHYSIYQKMIAQSLEFDEVYDVIAFRIILETVPQCYAAMGAIHSMWKPIYYKIKDYIGNPKPNMYQSIHTTVIGPKGERVEIQIRTQDMDRIAESGIAAHWSYKEGSNIDENTGELFAWIRNLVENQENYNDPDEFLENVRIDLYPGEIYVFSPAGEIKTLPKKATPVDFAYLIHTEVGAQCTGAKVNGKLVPLAHELKTGDTIKIITTKGHQPSRDWLNFVKTVKARTKIRADINAREREKSFSLGREICEKTFRKRNHNFNALIKSGEIGKVAESYGFKTVDDLIAHVGFGKLTPLQVLNKILPDIEREQKEEADLKKIVSRNTGKRDNGIIVKGLNDILVKFSKCCSPLPGDPITGYITQGQGVTIHRKNCVNVMKMSSERKIDVQWSQDLNESYPASIRIKTDDRHGLLADIAAVISKSKINILNAQTETTEEGIGFFYFTIMVESSDQLKKIMSEIRRVKKVTDVKRVVRID from the coding sequence ATGATTCGAATCACCGACATATTGGATAAAATCTACGATTACAATCCAGATGCGGATGTCTCCCTGATTGACCGGGCATATATCTACTCTGCCAGGGTTCACGAGGGCCAGGTGAGACTCTCGGGTGAGCCCTATCTTTCCCACCCCCTGGAGGTGGCTGACATTCTGGCGGATATGAAGCTGGACGTTGAAAGTATTGCTGCAGCCCTGCTCCATGATGTTATTGAAGATACCCCTGCCACCAAGGAAGATATCCAGGACTTGTTCGGTAAAGGGGTGGCCCATATTGTGGAGGGGGTGACAAAACTGTCTGCCCTGCCTTCCACCACCAAGGCCGTTCAGCAGGCAGAGTCCCTGAGGAAAATGATTCTGGCCATGGCTGACGACATCCGGGTGGTTTTGATCAAGCTTGCAGATAGGCTTCACAATATGCGGACTTTGAAATACCACCGCAAACCTGAAAAACAGGCCGCCATTGCCCAGGAAACCCTGGATATCTATGCCCCCATTGCCGCCCGTCTGGGCATATTCTGGATCAAGCACGAGCTGGAAGAGATTGCCTTTTTTTATACCTTAAAAGAAGAGCATGACCGGATCGAAGCCCTGGTCAACCGGGCAAAGGACGAAAAAGAAAATTATATCAAAGAGGTGTCCACCTCTTTACACTATAAGATGGAGGAGATGGAGCTGCCCTGTGACATCAAGGGGCGGTACAAGGCCCATTACTCCATTTACCAGAAGATGATTGCCCAGAGCCTGGAGTTTGACGAGGTCTACGATGTGATCGCCTTCAGGATCATCCTGGAGACCGTTCCCCAGTGCTATGCTGCCATGGGTGCCATCCATTCCATGTGGAAGCCCATCTATTACAAGATCAAAGACTATATCGGCAACCCCAAGCCCAATATGTACCAGTCCATCCATACCACGGTGATCGGGCCTAAAGGGGAGCGGGTGGAAATTCAGATCCGCACCCAGGATATGGACCGGATTGCAGAATCCGGCATTGCTGCCCACTGGTCCTACAAGGAGGGGAGCAATATTGATGAAAACACAGGGGAGCTCTTTGCCTGGATCCGAAATCTGGTTGAAAACCAGGAAAATTACAATGATCCGGATGAGTTTCTGGAAAATGTCCGGATTGACCTTTATCCGGGGGAAATCTACGTGTTCTCACCTGCCGGTGAAATCAAGACCCTGCCCAAAAAAGCCACCCCGGTAGATTTTGCCTATCTGATCCATACCGAGGTCGGAGCCCAGTGCACCGGTGCCAAGGTCAACGGCAAGCTGGTTCCCCTGGCCCATGAACTCAAGACCGGTGACACCATAAAAATTATTACCACCAAGGGGCACCAGCCCAGCCGGGACTGGCTCAACTTTGTCAAGACCGTCAAGGCCAGGACCAAAATTAGGGCGGATATCAATGCCCGGGAAAGGGAAAAAAGCTTTTCTTTGGGCAGGGAAATCTGTGAAAAAACATTCAGGAAGCGGAATCATAACTTCAATGCGCTGATCAAATCAGGAGAGATCGGCAAGGTGGCGGAATCTTACGGGTTCAAAACCGTGGACGATCTTATTGCTCATGTGGGCTTTGGCAAGCTCACCCCCCTCCAGGTCCTCAACAAGATTTTGCCGGATATAGAGCGGGAACAAAAAGAAGAGGCAGACCTTAAGAAAATTGTCAGCCGGAATACGGGCAAAAGGGATAACGGTATCATTGTCAAAGGCTTAAATGATATTTTGGTCAAATTTTCCAAATGCTGCTCCCCCCTTCCCGGAGATCCGATAACCGGCTATATCACCCAGGGCCAGGGCGTGACCATCCATAGAAAAAATTGTGTCAACGTCATGAAAATGAGCAGTGAAAGAAAAATTGATGTCCAGTGGAGCCAGGATCTTAACGAATCCTATCCTGCCTCCATTCGGATCAAAACAGATGACCGCCATGGCCTTCTTGCCGACATTGCAGCGGTGATTTCCAAATCCAAGATCAACATTCTCAATGCCCAGACCGAAACCACTGAAGAGGGGATCGGGTTTTTCTATTTCACCATCATGGTGGAAAGTAGTGACCAGCTTAAAAAAATCATGTCTGAAATCAGGCGGGTTAAAAAAGTGACTGACGTAAAAAGAGTGGTTCGAATCGACTAA
- the trxB gene encoding thioredoxin-disulfide reductase gives MSDYDLVIIGAGPAGLTAGLYAARARMKVLLLEKAVPGGQILITDWIENYPGFPQGISGYDLAEKMKDQAVEMGLEIKTAEVHGLNLGMDTKEIILKDQSITAKSLIIASGASPRKLGIGEDKYMGKGISFCATCDGPFFKEKTLVAIGGGDTAVQESIFLTKFAKKVYLVHRRDELRATKILQERAFANDKIEFVWDSVATGVEGFFGIEGVKVKNLKTSEESVIKAEGCFIWVGILPNTEFVKEAVETDEGGFIVADANMQTNVPGVFAVGDVRDTPLRQVSTAVGDGAIAAVSAEHYIENL, from the coding sequence ATGAGTGATTATGATCTAGTAATCATAGGAGCAGGCCCTGCCGGTTTAACGGCCGGCCTTTATGCTGCCCGCGCCAGAATGAAGGTATTGCTTTTGGAAAAGGCGGTGCCCGGCGGACAGATTCTTATCACAGACTGGATTGAAAACTATCCGGGATTTCCCCAGGGTATCAGCGGGTATGATCTGGCTGAAAAAATGAAAGACCAGGCCGTTGAAATGGGACTGGAAATAAAGACCGCTGAAGTTCACGGCCTCAACCTTGGCATGGACACCAAAGAGATTATCTTAAAGGACCAGAGCATAACAGCAAAGTCCCTGATTATTGCCTCGGGTGCATCCCCTCGTAAACTTGGCATCGGAGAAGACAAATACATGGGAAAGGGGATCTCTTTTTGTGCCACCTGTGACGGCCCTTTTTTCAAGGAAAAAACCCTTGTGGCCATTGGCGGCGGAGATACCGCGGTTCAGGAATCTATTTTTCTGACCAAGTTTGCCAAAAAAGTCTATCTGGTCCACAGGAGAGATGAACTTCGGGCCACTAAAATTCTCCAGGAAAGAGCCTTTGCCAACGATAAGATCGAGTTTGTCTGGGACTCTGTTGCCACAGGGGTTGAAGGGTTTTTCGGCATAGAAGGCGTAAAGGTTAAAAACCTGAAAACCAGTGAAGAATCCGTTATCAAAGCTGAGGGCTGCTTTATCTGGGTCGGGATACTGCCCAACACGGAATTTGTAAAAGAGGCGGTTGAAACCGATGAGGGCGGCTTCATCGTTGCCGATGCCAATATGCAGACCAATGTCCCTGGGGTATTTGCCGTGGGGGATGTCAGAGATACGCCCCTGCGCCAGGTTTCGACTGCGGTTGGAGATGGTGCCATTGCTGCGGTTTCCGCTGAACACTATATCGAGAATTTATAA